CAGTTGGGTGTGATCATCCTGTTGTTTGAGGTTGGGTTGGAGTCGACCGTCCGCGAGATGTTCCAGGTCGGTGTGCCTTCGCTGCTGGTGGCTGTCTTGGGTGTTGTGACGCCGTTCCTTCTGGGCTGGGGCGTGGGCGCCGTCATACTCCCGCAGCACAGCACCTATGCCCATATCTTCCTGGGCGCGGTGTTGACGGCGACCAGTGTCGGGATCACGGCGCGGGTCTTGAGTGATCTGGGACAGTCCCGTTCTCCCGAAGCTCGTGTCATTCTCGGCGCGGCGGTGCTCGATGATGTTCTGGGATTGGTGATCCTCGCCCTGGTGATCAATCTGATCAACGCCGCGGCGCTGGGACAGACATTGTCCTTTGCGGCGATCAGTGCCGTGCTGGGCAAAGCGATCGCGTTTCTGTTCGGTGCGCTGGCGCTGGGTGTATTCGTGTCACCGCGGCTGTTTGGCGTGGCTTCACGATTGCGGGGGCAGGGCGTGCTGCTCGTGACTGCGCTCGTCTTCTGTTTCATACTGTCCTATCTGGCGTGGCTGATCGGACTGGCTCCGATCGTCGGTGCCTACGCGGCCGGGCTGATTCTGGAGGAGACTCACTTCCGCGAATTCACCGCTCGTGGAGAGCAAAAACTGAATACCTTGGTCCATCCCATCTCCACCTTCCTGGTCCCGGTCTTCTTTGTGCTCATGGGGATTCAGGTGGAAGTGCGCGCCTTCGCCAACCCCGGCGTGCTCGGACTGGCGGCGCTGTTGACATTGGGCGCCATCTTGGGCAAACAGGCGTGCTCTCTGGGTGCCATCCGTCGCGGGTTGGACAAGCTCACGATCGGCATCGGCATGATTCCCCGTGGCGAGGTCGGTTTGATCTTCGCGAGCATCGGTCTGGGGCTGACGCTGCACGGGGAACGCATCATCGATGAGGGTGTCTACTCGGCGGTGGTCATCATGGTGATCGTGACGACCATGGTCACGCCGCCGGCGCTGACATGGAGCTTGCGACGGCACGCCCGACTGCAAAGAAGACAAGAGGCCGTCAGACGCTGAGGCGTCACGTGTTCCTGGATGGAAGCGGTCGCGTGACCCAGGAACTGCCCTCAGAGCTTTGTGGCGCCGGGTGCCCACACCCGGCGCTCAGGTTGGGTGAGGGCGTTCGACCGCACAAAACCCGGGTCATAGATCGGTTGAAGGGAGAGAGCCGCTGCACGGGTCTGAAGACCCGTGGCACAGCGGATCATTCGGGTTGAGAAACCAGTTCTTGGCCAGCGGCCTCAGCCGGCAAAGCCGTTGGGCTTGCGTGCCAACAGCGTAATCGAGGCCAGTGAATAGCCGTCGGACTTCTGATAGTCGTAATCGACTTCCGACTTGATCGTGATGTCGCCGAAGCCGACGCGCCGGACAATATCGAGGTACTCCTGCTTGTCCAGGGCGCCCGCGATACATCCGGCCCATTTCTCCATATCGGCCCGCACGTCCGCCGGGATCGTTCCCTTGGCGACCACGTCCGAAACGCAAAAGCGTCCTCCCGGACGCAAGATGCGGTAGATTTCCCGGAAGACGCGCTCTTTGTCCGGCGCCAGGTTGATTACACAGTTTGAGATGACCAGATCGATCGAACCGGGGTCGACCGGTATGTCTTCGATCTCTCCGAGCCGAAACTCGACATTTGTATAACCGCCGCTGCGCGCGTTCTCCCGGGCGCGATCCAGCATCGCTTCGGTCATGTCGATGCCGATCACATACCCGCGTTCTCCGACTCTTTGGGCGGCCAGGAAACAATCGATCCCCGCACCGGAACCGAGATCCACGACAATCTCGCCCGAATGAATCCCCGCTTGCGCGATGGGATTGCCGCACCCCAGTCCGAGATTTGCCTTCTGCGGTATGCGTGACAGTTCCTCGCGCGAGTATCCGGTCGAGATGTCGCTGGTGGCATCACCGCAACAAGGGTCTTTGGCACAGCACGGTGAAGCGGCACCTTGTGCCAGCGCCGCATACTTCTTCCGGACTACGTCTTTGATCGGTTTGGCCTGGGACATCTGGGTTCCCCTCTATTGATGGTCTGGCAGCCGGTTTCGCCGTTGGGAAGTGACGATCGCGATGGTCACATGCGGCCCACCGCGCTCAGCGTAGGGTTGTACTCCGGTCGGACCGTCGATGATGAATGGATCGGTCGATTTTTGCTCCCGATCAGACGCTTGCTTCTCAGGCCACCAGATCACGATCTTGGGGCTGGGCCCGTCCAGACCGCGCGCCCTTGGAGGACCCCGTGAGGGGCCCCCAAGGTTGGTCGGACGGGCCTTTTACTGTCCTGCCCAGGACCGGCGTTTGGCGCCTCCGCAACAGTGCGCCGCGCGCGGAACCATAAACCGCTTCATGACGTCCCTCCTTTCCGACTTCGGCTGTGCGTTTCGGTTCGGGTCCGCCGTGCTCTTGCAGTTGCCGACGGACCGACGGCGATGATCTCGATGGACCGGCAGCAGCAGGGGAAACAGGCCGCCAGGTCGATGCAGACAGTGCGCATGCGTTCGGTAGCGATGGCGTAGAACACGCGCTGCCCCTGACGTTCGCGTCGCACCAATCCCGCCTGGGCCAGCGCCTGCAGGTGACGGGAAATCGTCGGCTGCGACAGGGCGAAGAACTCCACGATTTCGCCGACGGTCCGTCTCCTTCCCTCCAGCATGAGCATGATCTTCAGCCGGGTGGGATCGGACAGCGCCCGCAGCGCGGGGGACAGATCAACAGGACCGGGGGCACGCTTCGTCATGACATCGCTCCATGTGCATATACGCATTTATGCATAAGCTGGTTGCGGTGTTCTCCGTTGCCATGGGATCGGCAGCCATCGGGAGCCACCGTGCGGCACCCTCTCCCGCGGACGGCGTATCTGATTGTCGCGCCAGCGCTTGCAAACGCCCAGGGGAGCTAAACGACAAGCCGCCTTTGTCCGATGAATAGAAGAGATGTCGCCCGGGGGCCGGCGGTACTGTCCTTCAGTGGCGACATCGCGGGGACATTATGGCCGTGGCAGCAAGGAAGCAGCGCAGTGCGGTGCGGGATTACCTGGAAGCGATCCTGGTGGCCGCCATCGTCGCCGTGGTCCTGCGGACATTCGTCGTGCAGGCTTACCGCATTCCCTCCGATTCGATGGTCAACACGCTTCTGCCCGGCGACTACCTCTTGGTCAGCAAGCTGGCATACCAGCTCGGAGATCCCAAGCCGGGCGACATCATGGTCTTTCAATACCCGCTGAATCCTTCGAAGGATTTCGTCAAACGGTGCATCGCCGTGGAAGGCCAGAGCGTGGAAATCCGGGACAAGGTCGTCTATGTGAACGGCACTCCGGCGCCGGTGCCTGCCGAGTTGACGTTCTTGGACTCGCGCACGCTTCCGGCCAATCTCTCCAACCGCGACAACTTCGGACCGGTCAATGTTCCGCCGGGGCATATCTTCGTGTTGGGTGACAACCGCGATGATTCGCGCGACTCGCGGGACTGGGGTTTTCTGGATCGGAAGTTGATTCGCGGCAAGGCGTTGTTTGTCTATTGGTCATGGGCGCCCGACCCCGATGCGCCCAAGTGGGAAAGCCCGTACATTCTACCTTTGTTGACGATCCCGTTCTACAATCTGGCCCACTTCCCGCAGCGCGTGCGCTGGAGCCGCATCGGCCACGGGCTGTGAGGACCGCGCGGCACCTCCATGGTGGCCGCGTCCGATTGCACGACCTGACATTGAGATTCGACTTCGTCCCCGCCGCATGGTGACATGCCGTCGGGGCTACCTGGGTCTCGTCTCCCGCCACAAAGCGGTCGCCAGCGCACCGGTGAACACGAACGCGACGGCGCTCATCCACATTGGCACGCGCACGCTCCCGGCCATGACTTCGACCTGAAGCAGGAGGCGCAGAAGGTGCCCAACCGCGACGACGATGAGGAAGATGATCGTGATTGCTGATGCCGGTTTCATCGTTCCATCCTCCTGGGACAACCCATACTGTATGGACCGATCAGGCATCTCCGGCAAGGACACTCGCTGGGCAGATTGCTCTCCCTATCTCGATGTGATTGGCAGGAGACACCCATGCTGACACAAGCAGCCACGGCATAGAACTCACTTACCCGTCGCTGCGGGAGAGGATGACGACACCGATGGTGAAGGCGACGGCGCCGACGATGACGAGAATCCCGGCGGGGAACATCATCTGCGACAGGGTGAAGCCACGCCAGATGGCGCCCTCCAGCCCGTAGATTCCCCATTTCACCGGGCTGATGTTGCTGAGCACCAGCATCCAGGAGGGCATGACCATCAGAGGCACCATGCCGCCGCCGATCATCGCCATGATCAGCATGATCCCCCACCCGGCGCCGGCGACTGCCTGCTGGGTCTTGCCGAGGACACTGATCATCATCACCAACCCGGAGAAACAGAGCGCGCAACTGAGGATGGCGACGACCACACCGAGAGGATTGGTCAACCGGACGCCGAAGATGGCGCGCCCCACCAGTATGAGGAAGACGCTGATGGTCACGCAGGCGATCAGACTCGCCAGCGCCTTCCCGGCGAGAATCTGTCCCCGGCTGATCGGCGCGACACGGAGTCGAAGCCAGGTGCCGCCTGTGCGCTCGCCGACAATCGAGTGGGCGAAGGCCAGCGTGACGCCCAACAGTCCCCACAGCATCGCCTGGGGAAAGGTGATTTCGAAACTCGAGCGCGGGTGCTTCGCACGGGCGGTGATTTCGGTCATCGCGATGTTCAACTTGGCGAACGGGGACGACTGCGCGCGGCTCGCCGAGTCGAATACCGTGCCATAGTTATCAAGAGCCGTGAGGAGATCCTTCAGCACCTGACGCTTCTCGCCGGGCATTTCGCGGGCCGAGTCAAGGACGGCCAGACTGCCTCGGATCCAATCCCGGGATTGTGCCGGGTCCGTGGTCACCGCCTGCAGTTGCGTGAAGTAGGCCTCGGTGACCAATCCCTGCAAGTATCCGGCCTCGGCCTTGCGCGCGGGATCGATGCCAATCTCGATTCCGGGGGGCTCCCATGGACCCATGTTGCGAGCCCGGTTCTCTCCTGGTCCGACCGCAACATAGGCGACCAGCCGTCCCGCGCCGACCAGCGCCCGCGCGGAGTCCTTGGGCATTCGTCGCACCGACAGAGCGCTGGATTTCTCCAACTGCCGGATCAGTCGCTCCGCCTGTTCGGTGCCTGCCTCATCGACGGCGGCGATCCGGAGCCGCGAGATGCTCCGACCTTCGGATGAAAAGATGGCGCCAAAGAACAACGCCATCAGCAGGGGGAACACCAACACCCAGAACAGAGCAAACTTGTCCCGCCCCAGAAGGCGCAGGTCTTTGACCGCCATGGCGACCAGGACATTCATCAGTCGCGCAATCTCCGGCCGGTCAGGTTCAGGAAGACGGTTTCCAGATCGGCCCGGTCGAGTCGCAACGTCCGCAGGCGCATCCCCGACCCGGTCAGCCGTGCCAGTTCCTCCAATGGTCTGTCTGTCTCCAGACGCAACCGATCGCCGTCGATGGAGGCGCCCATCGACTCGAGGTTGTCGGGTATCGCGTCCAGCTCCGCCTCGATGACGGATGTGCCGCCATGTAGCTCGATCAGACGCTCGACTGTGTCCAGAGCGAGAATCCGACCGTGGTCCATGATCGCCACCCGGTCGCACAGTCGCTGCGCTTCCTCCATATAGTGTGTCGTGTAGACGATCGTGCGTCCCTGGCGGCGCAACAACGCGATCTTGTCGAAGATCAGATTCCGCGACTGGGGGTCGACACCGGCCGTCGGCTCATCCAAGAGGAGAACCGGAGGGTCGGCGACAATCGCGCAGGCGATGTTCAACCGGCGTTTCATGCCCCCCGAGAATGTTGTGACCTTGTCCCCCCGACGGTCGGTCAGACCGGCGAGATCGAGGGCGTAGTCGACGCGTTCGCGCAGGCGTCGTGACTCTAACCCATACAACCGGCCGAAGAAGGCCAGGTTCTCATGGGCGGTCAACTCCTCATAGAGCGCCAACGCCTGCGGCGCGTACCCGATCTGGCGACGCACCGCGGCATTGGTCGGATCGGCCTTCCCGTCGATGAACACGGCGCCCGCATCAGGCACCAGACTCCCCACGATCAGATTGATCGTCGTGGTCTTGCCGGCGCCATTGGGGCCGAGAAGCCCGAAGGTCTCACCGGGGTGGATCGCAAACGAGACGCCGTCCACGGCGGTGAGCGCGCCGTATCGCTTCCGCAGATTGTCGGCTCGGATCATGTGGAAGGGGGGGCTTGGGTAACGAACAAACCGTGTGCCGTCAACCCCATCTGGGTTTCGCGAGGTCATCCCCGCAAAGCCCGAGGATAGGCCATCTACGTCGATTGGCGCGAGAAGGTTTCAAGGGTCAGCGCGCCGCCACGGACCATTGACGCAGCGCCGCGATGCCCGATCAACGCAGTGTGATCACACTCTTGGTGAAGGAAGGGAGGAGAGTCCCCCCTTCGAGATCGGTCCCCTCCAGGTGGTTGCCAGGAGTCACACAGCAGGTGTCGATCTCGAATGTTCCCATGGTGCTTGTTACATCGAAGACGAACTCGAACGACGGCCCGGCGACATATGCCTTTGACTCTCCCTCCGAAGGCCAGTTGTCGAACTGCCCGGCCTGATCGTCCTGTCCCGGCGGCAGATAGTAGAGCGTGGGTGGCGACGCAGTGCTGATTCCCGCCCACATGAAGCCATCCGGACTGGTGAAGTCGATCGGGGAACTGATCGCATAGGTACCGGATGTTGGCCCTGAGCAAGGGACGCCGCCCGTATCGCCATAGGTCAACTTCACGACCATGTCGGTCAGCGGACTGGCGCCGATGCGACGATCGGACGGCATATTGAGTTTGCATGAGTTGGTGATGTATGAACCCGGCGTGACGGCGCGGAACTCCAGGGGGATGACGAGTCCGTTCAGGGCGACCTCATTGGCCACATAGATACCGACGGTGACCGAATCGGCGCCGCCCGACACGGTTTTCGATTCGATGACGACCTGATTCCCGGACAGTGTTGGGGGCGGGGGCTTTGTTCCTGTTCCCTTATCGCCACTGCATCCGGCGGGCGACAGGACAAAGAGTGTGACCAGAGCGATCAATTGGCGACGGCGAATGTTCATGTGGGGTCCCATAGTCCTTCAGGGTAAACGCATCGCTCCCGCTTCGTCAAGAGATGAGTGACGGTTCTACGGCTCGCACGGCGCACAAAACTCCGTCGCCGGACTGGCGCCGCGGAAAGCGACGTTGACCGTTTTGACGACGTCGACGACGGTCGTGACATCGTCGCAACTGACGTCGGTGCGTTGACGGGGACAGACCGGATCGGTCACCGGCGTCGCGCCCCGGAAGGCGACGTCGACGGTCTTGACGACGTCCTGCAGATTGGCGACGCTGTCGCACTGCGGGTCTCCGTGGCAGGGACAGGAACAGTTGCAGGCATCACCGACCCCATTGCTGTCGGCGTCGGCTTGGTCCGGATTCGGGACCGTCGGACAATTGTCGCAGGCGTCGCCCCAGCCGTCGCCGTCCGTGTCAGATTGATCGGCGTTTGCCACGGTGGCGCAGTTGTCGCAACTGGCGAGGTAGAAGTCGGCGTCGACGTCGCCCAGCAGCAGGACGCGGACCTGTCCAGCGTCGGCGCCTCCACTCGCATTCCAACAGGCGCCGACAGCCAGATCGCGGATGCCGTCGCGGTTGTAATCGCCCGATCCGCAGATCGCATGTCCGAAGTTCTCGCTCGGTTCTTGTCCCGATCCGGAATGGATATTCAGGAGACTGCCGTATCCGCCGGAATAGAGATAGATGCGATCCTGCCCAGGAGCAGCAACCGCATAGTCGGCGCGCAGATCACCATCGACGTCACCGGTGCCGCAGAGGGCGGCACCAAGCTGGCTTTCGGCAATCGCGCCCTCGTGCGTGTACAACTGAGCACCATCGACGCCGGAGAAGACATAGGCGCGGCCGGTTTCCAGGTACGGTGCACCCACCAGGATGTCGGCGCGTCCATCGCCGGTGACATCGCCGGTCCCGGCCACGGCGGCGCCGAAGTTTCCGCCGCTGGCTTCGCCGGTGAGAATGTGGAGCAGCGCACCCGTGCTGCCGGAGTACAGATAGGCGCGACCCGCCTGCGGTCCGGCGGCGTCATTCCCTTGCGCGCCGATGATCACATCGTCGATGCCATCGCCATTCGCGTCACCGGCATTGGCGACGGCCAGGCCGAATTGATCACCGCCGGCTTCGCCGGTGAACGTCCGT
The DNA window shown above is from Candidatus Zixiibacteriota bacterium and carries:
- a CDS encoding ABC transporter ATP-binding protein, which encodes MIRADNLRKRYGALTAVDGVSFAIHPGETFGLLGPNGAGKTTTINLIVGSLVPDAGAVFIDGKADPTNAAVRRQIGYAPQALALYEELTAHENLAFFGRLYGLESRRLRERVDYALDLAGLTDRRGDKVTTFSGGMKRRLNIACAIVADPPVLLLDEPTAGVDPQSRNLIFDKIALLRRQGRTIVYTTHYMEEAQRLCDRVAIMDHGRILALDTVERLIELHGGTSVIEAELDAIPDNLESMGASIDGDRLRLETDRPLEELARLTGSGMRLRTLRLDRADLETVFLNLTGRRLRD
- the arsM gene encoding arsenite methyltransferase produces the protein MSQAKPIKDVVRKKYAALAQGAASPCCAKDPCCGDATSDISTGYSREELSRIPQKANLGLGCGNPIAQAGIHSGEIVVDLGSGAGIDCFLAAQRVGERGYVIGIDMTEAMLDRARENARSGGYTNVEFRLGEIEDIPVDPGSIDLVISNCVINLAPDKERVFREIYRILRPGGRFCVSDVVAKGTIPADVRADMEKWAGCIAGALDKQEYLDIVRRVGFGDITIKSEVDYDYQKSDGYSLASITLLARKPNGFAG
- a CDS encoding metalloregulator ArsR/SmtB family transcription factor → MTKRAPGPVDLSPALRALSDPTRLKIMLMLEGRRRTVGEIVEFFALSQPTISRHLQALAQAGLVRRERQGQRVFYAIATERMRTVCIDLAACFPCCCRSIEIIAVGPSATARARRTRTETHSRSRKGGTS
- a CDS encoding ABC transporter permease, translated to MNVLVAMAVKDLRLLGRDKFALFWVLVFPLLMALFFGAIFSSEGRSISRLRIAAVDEAGTEQAERLIRQLEKSSALSVRRMPKDSARALVGAGRLVAYVAVGPGENRARNMGPWEPPGIEIGIDPARKAEAGYLQGLVTEAYFTQLQAVTTDPAQSRDWIRGSLAVLDSAREMPGEKRQVLKDLLTALDNYGTVFDSASRAQSSPFAKLNIAMTEITARAKHPRSSFEITFPQAMLWGLLGVTLAFAHSIVGERTGGTWLRLRVAPISRGQILAGKALASLIACVTISVFLILVGRAIFGVRLTNPLGVVVAILSCALCFSGLVMMISVLGKTQQAVAGAGWGIMLIMAMIGGGMVPLMVMPSWMLVLSNISPVKWGIYGLEGAIWRGFTLSQMMFPAGILVIVGAVAFTIGVVILSRSDG
- the lepB gene encoding signal peptidase I — encoded protein: MAVAARKQRSAVRDYLEAILVAAIVAVVLRTFVVQAYRIPSDSMVNTLLPGDYLLVSKLAYQLGDPKPGDIMVFQYPLNPSKDFVKRCIAVEGQSVEIRDKVVYVNGTPAPVPAELTFLDSRTLPANLSNRDNFGPVNVPPGHIFVLGDNRDDSRDSRDWGFLDRKLIRGKALFVYWSWAPDPDAPKWESPYILPLLTIPFYNLAHFPQRVRWSRIGHGL
- a CDS encoding cation:proton antiporter, whose translation is MLHRRGRSILLLLVVAFLAVALPATAGAGTGHGEDVAPVVLGLAIILAGAKIGGDLAVRLGQPAVLGELVVGVLLGNLDVVGVNGFEFMKEQPAIGVLAQLGVIILLFEVGLESTVREMFQVGVPSLLVAVLGVVTPFLLGWGVGAVILPQHSTYAHIFLGAVLTATSVGITARVLSDLGQSRSPEARVILGAAVLDDVLGLVILALVINLINAAALGQTLSFAAISAVLGKAIAFLFGALALGVFVSPRLFGVASRLRGQGVLLVTALVFCFILSYLAWLIGLAPIVGAYAAGLILEETHFREFTARGEQKLNTLVHPISTFLVPVFFVLMGIQVEVRAFANPGVLGLAALLTLGAILGKQACSLGAIRRGLDKLTIGIGMIPRGEVGLIFASIGLGLTLHGERIIDEGVYSAVVIMVIVTTMVTPPALTWSLRRHARLQRRQEAVRR